A genome region from Halorussus pelagicus includes the following:
- the rpsB gene encoding 30S ribosomal protein S2: MSENDTEQVDEEGLDAAESENDTEPEGAGGAEPSEQPDEDVAAQADDEETTEEDEGPNLDENVMENQEEADLLIPVEEYLGAGVHIGTQQKTQDMERFIHRVRTDGLYVLDVSKTDSRIRTAADFLSNYSPEQILVTSSRQYGRFPAEKFADAVGARARTGRFIPGTLTNPKYDGYIEPDVLVVTDPIGDAQAVKEAITVGIPVIAMCDSNNNTSNVDLVVPTNNKGRKALSVVYWLLANETLDRRGAEPAYSLDDFESEI, encoded by the coding sequence ATGAGCGAAAACGACACCGAACAGGTAGACGAAGAAGGCCTCGACGCCGCGGAATCGGAGAACGACACCGAACCCGAGGGCGCTGGCGGCGCGGAGCCGTCCGAACAGCCCGACGAGGACGTGGCGGCGCAGGCCGACGACGAAGAAACGACCGAGGAAGACGAGGGACCGAACCTCGACGAGAACGTCATGGAGAACCAAGAGGAGGCCGACCTCCTCATCCCCGTCGAGGAGTACCTCGGCGCTGGCGTCCACATCGGTACCCAGCAGAAGACCCAGGACATGGAGCGGTTCATCCACCGCGTCCGGACCGACGGCCTGTACGTCCTCGACGTTTCGAAGACCGACAGCCGCATCCGAACCGCGGCGGACTTCCTCTCGAACTACAGCCCCGAGCAGATTCTGGTCACGTCCTCGCGCCAGTACGGCCGCTTCCCGGCAGAGAAGTTCGCCGACGCGGTCGGCGCGCGCGCCCGGACCGGCCGGTTCATCCCCGGCACCCTGACCAACCCCAAGTACGACGGCTACATCGAGCCGGACGTGCTGGTCGTGACCGACCCCATCGGTGACGCCCAAGCGGTCAAGGAGGCCATCACGGTGGGCATTCCGGTCATCGCCATGTGCGACTCCAACAACAACACGAGCAACGTGGACCTCGTGGTTCCGACGAACAACAAGGGTCGAAAGGCGCTGTCGGTCGTCTACTGGCTGCTGG
- the eno gene encoding phosphopyruvate hydratase, which produces MTLVSEVRLRQVLDSRGNRTVEADVVTESGGFGRAAAPSGASTGEYEAIELNPSEAIASAREHAVPRLEGKVFVGDQRDVDRTLRAADGTDDFSEIGANSAVAISMAASKAAADVTGAPLYQHLGGAFRGEEFPTPLGNVIGGGEHAEDATAIQEFLAAPVGAPNVQDAVFANAAVHQEVHDLLTERDIAAGKGDEGAWAPSIEDDEAFELMAEATDSVADEFGFEIKVGLDVAGAEMYDEDDEEYVYRETTRSTDEQIEYIADLVDEYDLAYVEDPLDEDDYAGFAELTRKVGDRTLVCGDDLFVTNVERLETGIEQDAGNSILVKPNQIGTLSDAVDAVELAVQSGYQPVISHRSGETEDTTIAHLAVATGAPYIKTGAVGGERTAKLNELIRIEQNVSRL; this is translated from the coding sequence ATGACGCTCGTCAGCGAGGTTCGGCTCCGACAGGTGCTCGACTCCCGAGGAAATCGGACGGTCGAGGCCGACGTGGTCACCGAAAGTGGTGGCTTCGGCCGTGCGGCGGCCCCGAGCGGAGCCTCGACCGGCGAGTACGAGGCCATCGAACTCAACCCGAGCGAGGCCATCGCCTCGGCCCGCGAACACGCCGTCCCGCGGTTGGAGGGGAAAGTCTTCGTCGGCGACCAGCGCGACGTGGACCGCACGCTTCGCGCGGCCGACGGCACGGACGACTTCTCCGAAATCGGTGCGAACAGCGCGGTCGCCATCAGCATGGCCGCCTCGAAGGCCGCGGCCGACGTAACCGGCGCACCGCTCTACCAGCACCTCGGCGGCGCGTTCCGCGGTGAAGAGTTCCCGACGCCGCTGGGCAACGTCATCGGCGGCGGCGAACACGCCGAGGACGCGACCGCGATTCAGGAGTTCCTCGCCGCGCCCGTCGGCGCGCCGAACGTCCAAGACGCGGTGTTCGCCAACGCCGCGGTCCATCAGGAGGTCCACGACCTGCTGACCGAGCGCGATATCGCCGCCGGAAAAGGCGACGAAGGCGCGTGGGCACCGTCCATCGAGGACGACGAGGCGTTCGAGTTGATGGCGGAGGCCACCGACTCGGTCGCCGACGAATTCGGCTTCGAGATCAAGGTCGGTCTCGACGTGGCCGGTGCGGAGATGTACGACGAGGACGATGAGGAGTACGTCTACCGCGAGACGACCCGTTCGACCGACGAACAGATAGAGTACATCGCCGACCTCGTTGACGAGTACGACCTCGCGTACGTCGAGGACCCGCTTGACGAGGACGACTATGCCGGGTTCGCGGAGTTGACCCGAAAAGTCGGCGACCGAACGCTCGTTTGCGGCGACGACCTGTTCGTCACCAACGTCGAGCGACTGGAGACGGGCATCGAACAGGACGCTGGCAACTCTATCTTGGTCAAGCCCAACCAGATCGGCACGCTCTCGGACGCTGTAGACGCCGTCGAACTCGCGGTCCAGAGCGGCTACCAGCCAGTCATCTCCCACCGGAGCGGAGAGACCGAAGACACGACCATCGCACACCTCGCCGTGGCGACCGGTGCCCCGTACATCAAGACGGGCGCGGTCGGCGGCGAGCGAACCGCCAAGCTCAACGAACTCATTCGCATCGAGCAAAACGTATCACGACTATGA